From the Borrelia puertoricensis genome, one window contains:
- a CDS encoding Hsp70 family protein has product MGKWIGIDLGTTNTVASYFDANSRVILNDRGERMTPSIVSFTDSGVIVGSIARHQILVNPDKTFYNFKVDIGTEISYEVGSNTYRAEDIASYLLLNVKMNAEKFLGTEICDVVITVPAYFSEIQRRGVVESASLAGLKCRAILNEPTAAALSYAFEKQIDGLFLVYDLGGGTFDVTLLEKQNDTYTVLAIKGENKLGGNNFNEVIERHVLTSFEKEYPDINLDDIVIIEQIRDKIEEAKKSLSIMDEVSIVLPFLNGKHLNYKLKRDDFNSMIKEFIEKTISLTNECIADSGVDLERISKIILSGGSTRIPLVKERLKEIFPKIEVLDSLNQDEVVANGAGIHAFSLSNNSTLIDFKDVTPYSLGIETCNDGFFTLIKRNTLLPVCERKIFTTTNDYQEEIEIHVLQGEYRKASLNYSIGRFFFSNIQKSLRGIPKIEILFSLDESGILSISAKDLDTHASKSIQIRMTSSSFEGGFENEGVLASLEDMGSNRGS; this is encoded by the coding sequence ATGGGAAAATGGATAGGCATAGATCTTGGGACTACAAATACTGTAGCGTCTTATTTTGATGCTAATTCTAGGGTTATATTAAATGATAGGGGTGAGAGAATGACACCTTCTATTGTGTCTTTTACAGATTCTGGTGTTATTGTTGGTAGTATTGCTAGACATCAAATATTGGTAAATCCAGATAAGACTTTTTATAATTTCAAAGTTGATATAGGTACCGAAATCTCTTATGAAGTGGGTAGTAATACATATAGAGCTGAGGATATTGCTTCTTATTTACTTTTAAATGTGAAGATGAATGCTGAGAAATTTTTAGGTACAGAGATTTGTGATGTTGTAATCACTGTTCCCGCTTATTTTTCTGAAATTCAAAGAAGAGGTGTTGTAGAATCTGCAAGTCTTGCGGGATTGAAATGTCGTGCAATACTTAATGAACCAACAGCAGCCGCTCTATCTTATGCTTTTGAAAAACAAATAGATGGATTATTTCTTGTTTATGACCTTGGGGGTGGAACTTTTGATGTTACTCTTTTAGAAAAACAAAATGATACTTATACTGTTCTTGCAATTAAGGGCGAGAATAAACTTGGTGGAAATAATTTTAATGAAGTCATAGAAAGACATGTCTTAACCAGTTTTGAGAAAGAATATCCTGATATTAATTTAGATGATATTGTTATTATTGAACAGATAAGAGACAAAATTGAAGAAGCTAAAAAAAGTCTATCTATTATGGATGAGGTTAGTATTGTATTACCATTTCTTAATGGCAAACATTTGAATTATAAACTTAAGAGAGATGATTTTAATTCTATGATCAAGGAATTTATAGAGAAAACTATTAGTCTTACAAATGAATGTATTGCCGATTCAGGTGTTGATCTTGAACGTATTTCAAAAATAATACTCTCAGGAGGTTCAACAAGAATTCCTTTAGTTAAAGAGAGATTGAAGGAAATTTTTCCTAAAATTGAAGTATTGGATTCTTTAAATCAAGACGAAGTTGTTGCAAATGGTGCGGGAATTCATGCTTTTAGTCTTTCAAATAATAGTACTCTTATTGACTTTAAAGATGTAACGCCTTATTCTCTTGGCATTGAAACTTGTAATGATGGATTTTTTACGTTGATTAAGAGAAATACTTTATTACCTGTTTGTGAGCGAAAAATCTTTACAACAACTAATGATTATCAGGAAGAGATAGAGATACATGTCCTTCAAGGTGAGTATAGGAAAGCATCTTTAAATTATTCTATAGGTAGGTTCTTTTTTAGTAATATACAAAAGTCTTTAAGAGGTATTCCAAAGATAGAGATACTTTTTAGTTTGGATGAGAGTGGTATTTTAAGCATTTCAGCAAAAGATTTAGATACGCATGCTTCTAAGTCAATTCAAATAAGAATGACAAGTTCTTCTTTTGAGGGTGGTTTTGAAAACGAAGGTGTTCTTGCTTCATTAGAAGATATGGGATCTAATAGGGGGTCATAA
- a CDS encoding FapA family protein — protein MAKISDFADFRNRIKNYLERENRINLIEVESDTLEEALNDASLELSLPYKDLNYEVLVRGNNGLFGYGKKKWKIVAYKNSYSKFGVTDVLSSQSEFEEVASLDGKFFIRKTFKGVFLKVTPAQGDGSVVKFKDVMDKFASYSNIKDLDENFVRSVVEASNGKYEQVSTFEADLVESVTMMVHISEDSMSVTIEFTVPGPNGAEVLEKDIYSILKKYGVSDRALLKNRIKEFVDYPFYGEPVEMARGVNPVKGRDAYINFVAKSKSSGEYGAIGNDFRNVNRGDELAEVIPLSEGIEGYTVFGKILSAEHGRELDLILGDNTFMERNKIIAGCDGYISIANGIISVHDVYVVEGDVGPGTGNIVNNGMVLVKGSVLDGYNVMAKSGIEVNGLVGRCNLRTDGSIVLRSGANGKGGSEICAKKSIKSKFLENVNVRCEGDIEVIRGIVNSFVSCTKKVLCIGKKSKIVGSDIRAREEVRAYSIGSEGNAETSICVGCDPEIKVLLSRFTEYLVKIEKRLEVLTKDISVLKKNIQFTVDKAEKSLKIESCNELINERDILILEIKMVKDKQESLQDALEDSKIDGKIFVEYIAYTGVKLYIKDAYYELPRDYHNITFVEDDNVIKMLAYVPFKSK, from the coding sequence ATGGCTAAGATTAGCGATTTTGCCGATTTTAGGAATAGAATTAAAAATTATTTAGAAAGAGAAAATCGTATTAATTTAATAGAGGTGGAATCAGATACGCTTGAAGAGGCTTTAAATGATGCTTCTTTAGAACTTTCACTTCCTTATAAAGACTTGAATTATGAGGTCTTGGTACGTGGAAATAATGGACTATTTGGATATGGTAAGAAAAAGTGGAAAATAGTTGCTTATAAAAATTCTTATTCAAAGTTTGGTGTTACTGATGTTTTGAGTTCACAAAGTGAATTTGAAGAAGTTGCGTCTCTGGATGGGAAATTTTTTATCAGGAAAACTTTCAAGGGGGTATTTTTGAAGGTTACTCCTGCTCAAGGAGATGGGAGTGTTGTTAAGTTTAAAGATGTAATGGATAAATTTGCTTCATATAGTAACATTAAAGATTTGGATGAAAATTTTGTTAGATCGGTTGTTGAGGCTTCTAATGGTAAGTATGAACAAGTATCTACTTTTGAGGCTGATCTTGTTGAGAGTGTAACTATGATGGTTCATATATCAGAAGATTCAATGTCAGTAACTATTGAATTTACTGTTCCTGGACCTAATGGTGCTGAAGTTTTGGAAAAAGATATTTATAGTATTCTTAAAAAATATGGAGTATCAGATCGAGCATTGCTTAAGAATAGAATAAAAGAATTTGTAGATTATCCTTTTTATGGTGAACCAGTTGAGATGGCAAGGGGAGTAAATCCTGTTAAAGGAAGAGATGCTTATATTAATTTTGTTGCTAAGAGTAAGTCTTCAGGTGAGTATGGTGCTATAGGTAATGATTTTAGAAATGTTAATAGAGGAGATGAATTGGCAGAAGTTATTCCCTTATCAGAGGGTATTGAAGGGTATACTGTTTTTGGAAAAATATTAAGCGCAGAGCATGGTCGAGAGCTAGATTTGATTTTAGGAGATAATACCTTCATGGAAAGAAATAAGATTATTGCAGGATGTGATGGGTATATATCTATTGCAAATGGTATTATTTCTGTGCATGATGTTTATGTTGTTGAGGGTGATGTTGGACCTGGTACTGGAAATATAGTAAATAATGGTATGGTTCTTGTTAAGGGAAGTGTTTTAGATGGATATAATGTTATGGCTAAGAGTGGAATAGAAGTCAATGGACTTGTTGGTAGGTGTAATTTGAGAACGGATGGTTCTATTGTTCTTCGCAGTGGGGCTAATGGAAAGGGTGGTTCAGAGATTTGTGCAAAGAAGTCTATTAAGTCCAAATTTTTAGAAAATGTTAATGTACGATGTGAAGGCGATATTGAAGTTATAAGAGGAATTGTCAATTCATTTGTTTCTTGTACAAAGAAGGTGCTTTGCATTGGAAAAAAATCTAAGATAGTTGGTTCTGATATTCGTGCAAGAGAAGAGGTTCGAGCATATTCTATTGGATCTGAGGGTAATGCTGAGACTTCTATTTGTGTTGGGTGTGATCCTGAAATAAAAGTTTTACTATCTAGATTTACTGAATATCTTGTGAAGATTGAGAAACGGTTGGAAGTTTTAACAAAAGATATTTCTGTTTTAAAGAAGAACATTCAATTTACTGTTGATAAAGCTGAGAAATCTTTAAAAATTGAGAGTTGTAATGAGCTTATTAATGAGCGAGATATTTTAATTTTGGAAATAAAGATGGTAAAAGATAAGCAAGAAAGTTTACAAGATGCACTTGAAGATAGTAAGATTGATGGCAAAATTTTTGTTGAATACATAGCTTATACTGGCGTTAAGTTATATATTAAAGATGCTTATTATGAACTTCCAAGAGATTATCATAATATTACTTTTGTAGAGGATGACAATGTTATTAAAATGTTAGCTTATGTTCCTTTTAAATCTAAATAG
- a CDS encoding MinD/ParA family protein: MEDQAQSLRDIMRLNNRASFVIDDKIQNNRTRFIAVTSGKGGVGKSNIAVGLALKYANLGKKVLVFDADIGMANINILLGVIPKYSIYHMIMQGRGIKDVITKTEYSIDLLAGASGTTELLDLSETEMNQFIKELLKVYEYDIVIIDTSAGISRQVISFLFSSDDVVIVTTPEPTSITDAYGIIKVLSHKMENLKNLRLVVNRVANLSEGKLVAKKVIDISSQFLNLNIDYLGYVYEDKNIRNSVFKQRPFILLNPNSKASYCLDSIVAALEEITLDNKKRRGVIGFISKFFGME; this comes from the coding sequence ATAGAAGATCAGGCTCAAAGTTTACGTGATATTATGAGATTGAATAATAGGGCTAGTTTTGTTATTGATGATAAAATTCAAAATAATAGAACAAGATTTATTGCCGTTACTAGTGGTAAAGGTGGTGTTGGCAAAAGTAATATTGCTGTGGGTCTTGCTCTTAAGTATGCAAATCTTGGTAAAAAAGTTTTAGTTTTTGATGCAGATATTGGCATGGCTAACATTAACATTTTACTTGGAGTCATTCCAAAGTATAGTATTTATCACATGATTATGCAAGGGCGAGGTATTAAGGATGTAATAACAAAGACAGAATATAGTATTGATCTTTTAGCTGGTGCTTCTGGGACAACAGAACTTTTAGATTTATCAGAGACTGAGATGAATCAGTTTATAAAGGAGTTATTAAAAGTTTATGAATATGATATAGTGATAATAGATACCAGTGCTGGAATTTCAAGACAGGTTATTTCGTTTTTGTTTTCTAGTGATGATGTAGTTATTGTTACAACACCAGAACCTACTTCTATAACAGATGCTTATGGCATAATCAAGGTTTTATCTCATAAAATGGAAAATTTAAAAAATTTAAGACTGGTTGTCAATAGAGTAGCTAATTTAAGTGAGGGAAAATTAGTGGCTAAAAAAGTCATTGATATATCAAGTCAGTTTTTGAATTTGAATATTGATTATTTAGGATATGTTTATGAAGATAAAAATATTAGAAATTCTGTTTTTAAACAGAGGCCTTTTATTTTATTAAATCCCAATAGTAAGGCTAGTTATTGTCTTGATTCTATTGTGGCAGCTCTTGAAGAAATTACTCTTGATAATAAAAAAAGAAGGGGTGTCATAGGTTTTATATCTAAATTTTTTGGGATGGAATAG
- the flhF gene encoding flagellar biosynthesis protein FlhF, giving the protein MVQYFTERGPTYNEVIETVKRKYGKNARVMTYKTIAHGGIFGLFSRDWIEVSGYVRYDIGQQQINVEEEKRKILQSIKKEESSSIEDVIKEVKSLKNELAHKKEQINHPTILKIEDILRSNDFSESYIRDINNFIKREFSLSDLDDYDKVKDSVIIYIAKTIKCSGSIIDNLKKRIFILVGPTGVGKTTTIAKLAAIYGINGDDKSLNIKIITIDNYRIGAKKQIQTYGDIMGIPVKAIESFKDLKEEITQSKDFDLVLIDTIGKSPKDFMKLAEMKELLNACGRDAEFHLAVSSTTKTADIKEIFHQFSPFSYKTVIFTKLDETTCVGNLISLIHEMRKEVSYVTDGQIVPHNISIAEPLTFIKKINGYRISDDVEFLRKLKGKSYY; this is encoded by the coding sequence AATGAGGTCATAGAAACGGTTAAGAGGAAATACGGAAAGAATGCTAGAGTTATGACTTATAAAACAATAGCTCATGGAGGAATATTTGGCTTATTTAGTAGAGATTGGATTGAAGTTTCGGGTTATGTTAGATATGACATTGGACAACAGCAAATAAATGTCGAAGAGGAGAAACGTAAAATTCTTCAAAGCATTAAAAAAGAAGAGAGTTCTTCAATTGAGGATGTAATTAAGGAAGTTAAATCTCTGAAAAATGAACTTGCACATAAAAAGGAACAAATTAATCATCCAACGATTTTAAAAATAGAAGATATTTTACGTAGTAATGATTTTTCCGAAAGTTATATTAGAGATATTAATAATTTTATTAAGAGAGAGTTTAGTTTATCAGATCTTGATGATTATGATAAAGTTAAAGATAGTGTTATAATATACATTGCTAAGACTATTAAATGTTCAGGTTCTATTATTGATAATCTTAAGAAAAGAATTTTTATTTTAGTTGGACCAACGGGTGTTGGGAAGACCACTACTATTGCAAAACTTGCAGCGATCTATGGAATTAATGGTGATGATAAAAGTTTGAATATTAAGATTATTACCATTGATAACTATCGTATAGGAGCTAAGAAACAAATTCAAACATATGGTGATATTATGGGGATTCCTGTTAAGGCGATTGAATCTTTTAAAGATTTAAAAGAAGAAATTACACAGTCAAAGGATTTTGATCTTGTTCTTATTGATACAATTGGTAAGAGTCCTAAAGATTTTATGAAACTTGCTGAGATGAAAGAACTTCTTAATGCTTGTGGTCGTGATGCTGAATTTCATTTGGCTGTGAGCTCTACTACAAAGACGGCAGATATTAAAGAAATATTTCATCAATTTTCTCCCTTTAGCTACAAGACCGTGATTTTTACTAAGTTAGATGAGACAACATGTGTTGGTAATTTAATAAGTTTAATTCATGAAATGAGAAAGGAAGTTTCTTATGTTACTGATGGGCAAATTGTTCCTCATAATATTAGTATTGCAGAACCGCTTACCTTTATCAAAAAAATAAATGGATATAGAATAAGTGATGATGTTGAATTTCTTCGGAAGCTAAAAGGTAAATCTTATTATTAA
- the lepB gene encoding signal peptidase I produces the protein MIKTYKQVLIPIILALLLMISIIKISLSFHLVKGSSMSPKILEKNWIINNKLAYGIRLKNSKTYIVLWSLPKKNEMVLIKDPITKKISIKKIFAIPGEKFTKLPQNVISIHNLNFSINKEYLKNLENIYIPKDHYLVIGENRKVSLDSREYGFININDIIGKIIYCL, from the coding sequence GTGATCAAAACTTATAAACAAGTATTAATACCCATTATACTGGCTTTATTATTAATGATATCAATCATCAAAATATCTCTGTCTTTTCATTTAGTCAAAGGTTCTTCAATGTCACCAAAAATTTTAGAGAAAAATTGGATAATCAATAACAAACTAGCTTATGGAATAAGACTAAAGAACAGCAAAACATATATTGTGTTATGGAGCTTGCCTAAAAAAAACGAAATGGTACTTATTAAAGACCCTATAACAAAAAAAATATCCATTAAAAAAATTTTTGCCATACCAGGCGAAAAATTTACAAAGCTACCACAAAATGTAATATCCATACATAATTTAAACTTTAGTATAAATAAAGAATATCTAAAAAATTTAGAAAATATATATATCCCAAAGGATCATTACCTGGTAATAGGAGAAAACAGAAAAGTTTCCCTTGATTCAAGAGAATATGGATTTATAAATATCAATGATATTATTGGAAAAATAATATACTGCCTGTAA